A section of the Candidatus Acetothermia bacterium genome encodes:
- a CDS encoding DNA recombination protein RmuC codes for MSGEWVWAVVAVLAVALVAVLLWATRRRPVVDIQAQVAALAQQVGQLSQLLSGELRGLSDQVGRQLTATAELLQRQEGTLGERLSAVQGVVADVRERLGALAEAGRRLTELAQDLASLQEILRAPKSRGAFGEWLLSDLLAEVLPRERVREQYAFKGGEAVDAAIFLEGMIVPVDAKFPLSGFERLAAATTPDERRKHKRALVRDAQKHVDQIAQKYIRPDEGTADFALMYIPAEGVYHELLTPEGEDLDFLAYAWARRVVPCSPNSFYSYLRSVAMGLKGLALARNVQVLFGELRGIEDLLGQMARELATLGSHIKNARGKHEELEGMLRDVQGRLGRLAERKEAG; via the coding sequence ATGAGCGGGGAATGGGTGTGGGCAGTGGTGGCCGTGCTGGCGGTGGCATTGGTCGCGGTCCTCCTATGGGCAACCCGACGGCGGCCGGTGGTGGACATCCAGGCCCAGGTCGCCGCCCTCGCGCAGCAGGTGGGGCAACTCAGTCAGCTCCTCTCCGGCGAGCTGCGGGGCCTTTCCGATCAGGTTGGGCGGCAGCTCACGGCCACCGCCGAGCTCCTCCAGCGCCAGGAGGGCACGCTCGGGGAGCGGCTGAGCGCCGTCCAGGGGGTGGTGGCCGACGTGCGGGAGCGGCTCGGGGCCCTGGCGGAGGCGGGGCGACGCCTCACCGAGCTTGCCCAGGACCTCGCCTCCCTCCAGGAGATCCTGCGCGCCCCCAAAAGCCGGGGCGCATTTGGGGAATGGCTCCTCTCCGACCTCCTGGCCGAAGTCTTGCCCCGGGAGCGGGTCCGCGAGCAGTACGCGTTCAAGGGGGGAGAGGCGGTGGACGCGGCGATCTTCCTCGAGGGGATGATCGTCCCGGTGGACGCCAAGTTCCCCCTCTCCGGGTTCGAGCGCCTCGCCGCCGCGACCACCCCTGACGAGCGGCGCAAGCACAAGCGGGCCCTTGTGCGGGACGCCCAGAAGCACGTCGACCAGATCGCCCAGAAGTACATCCGTCCCGACGAGGGCACCGCCGACTTCGCCCTCATGTACATCCCGGCGGAAGGGGTCTACCACGAGCTCCTGACCCCAGAGGGCGAGGACCTCGACTTCCTTGCCTACGCCTGGGCGCGGCGGGTGGTCCCCTGTTCCCCGAACTCGTTCTACTCCTACCTCCGGTCGGTGGCGATGGGGCTCAAGGGGCTGGCCCTGGCGCGGAACGTCCAGGTCTTGTTCGGGGAGCTCAGGGGGATCGAGGACCTCCTCGGGCAGATGGCGCGAGAGCTTGCGACGCTCGGCAGTCACATCAAGAACGCGCGCGGGAAACATGAAGAGCTGGAAGGGATGCTACGGGACGTCCAGGGACGGCTGGGGCGCCTTGCGGAGAGGAAGGAGGCAGGATGA